The Dendropsophus ebraccatus isolate aDenEbr1 chromosome 3, aDenEbr1.pat, whole genome shotgun sequence genomic interval cggaatctgccaaaccttAGAATGatgcctatgggaccagtggagatgcacGCAGCGGGCAAACAGCGGAATCTGGAGCAGGTGATCCACCGGAATTCCGTAGTGTAGACATTTCCTCACTGGAAAACATTCGTAATTCTTTCCGCAGTTGCTGGTCCACAAATACAGACaggcttactgatgtgtgaatggggcctaaggacCATCAAGCATTGCACGGCACTCATCGGTCAGTCTTCATGTATTGTTTGGCCCAGTGAGGCCGTTTCTGCTCGTGTGCAGTGGATAGAGGAGGTGGACAGGATGGCTTACGCACAGCTGCAAACCTCTGAAGGACCCTGCATCTTGTTGTTCGGGGGACGTTGGAGGCTCCAGCAGCTTCAAAAACTTCTCTGCTGCTATGACAAGGCATTTTTGCAGCTGGTCTTTTATCCTGACGTATTTGCCTGTTGGACAGAGTCCTCAATTTTCCATGTGTGCTGGGAATCAGCTACATACTTCTTGATTGTTCGATGATCACGATGAAGTGTTTTGGCAATGTTGGTTGTAGTCATGCCTTAACCTAAACACTCCACAATTTGCTGCTTCTCGGCAGCCGACAGATCCTTTTTCTTACCATTTTGGCTCAAAATGTAGACTCTTTAATTAGGTGGGCCAGCCTTCTTAAGTAGTCTTGCCTTCAATTGGACATACCTGTCAAACTAATTAGCACAGGTGTCTGCCTTTGGCGGAATGGGCAAGACGACATTTAGAGTATGAGGGATTTGGACTAACTGGTGCTGCCAACAAGATATTATTGTATGCAGGGATTATTGCAGAGATGGAGGGTTATGGTTCTTTCTCTGAGTTACAAATAAATTGGGAAAAGTCCTCTCTTCTTCCTTTGGACTCCGAGATTGCTGTACAGTTGGTCAAACTGAAGATCTTGAGTCCTTCTGATTCCTTAGAGTACCTGGGGATACAAATAACGAAAGATGGAAATAAATTTGGTAAAGTTAACTTGACTCCTTTCGCTCACAAGTTGGACAAGAGGATTAAAGTTTGGGTTAAATTACCCTTATCCATAACTGATAGACTAGCAATCATTAAAATGGTGGTATTGCCTCAATTGCTTTTATTTGGTGCTGCCCCGATATGGATTAGCAACTCCTGGATCAGAAAGATTGAGGTGCTGCTTGGTAGTCTTATTTGGGGCAGAAAAAGGGTCCGTCTCAACTACTTAGCCTTTGCAGCTCCAATTAGTAGGGGGGCTTTGGAATgccaaacttagggccctattccactggacgattatcgttcagaatatcgttaaatcattcgaatctaaatgataatcgttcggttgaaatgcagttaacgattaacgatcgaacgagaaatcgttgattgctttataagacctggacctatttttatcgttgctcgttcgcaaaacgttcacaaatcgtttgcattgaataagacatcattcggtcgttcgcagtagatacgaacgcaatagcggagaaatagcgaagaaaaaaacgatcgcaaatatgatcataagtaacgaatatcgttccatggaaatgagtgaacattttcaggtctttcgcaatagcggtcgtttaagatcgttaacgattatgcgaacgatacgGTTTTATTTTGTTTCTTGTCACTTTTCCTGATTATTGAAGGGGCCCAATGTTGGGATTTTTTCACACTTACTATCACTGAGTAAACACATACATGGTTGGAGTTTTTGGACTCAGGTAACCTTTGtgagggcatgtttaaagctTGGTTATTCTGTTCACTAATTGGTAAAGTTTGGAAGTATGTTAGAGACAAATGTGGCATAGTGGGTAGTTTGCATTTTACTCCACTTTTGAATAACTCCTTTTTGCCTGAGTTTGGGAAAATAGAGCACACCCAGTTCTGGAAAGATAAGGGTATCACTAAGGTTAGCCAGTTGTTTGAAAGTAGAGCCCTTGTGGGCTTCGAGAGGTTGAAGGAAGTCTATGGTTTGAGTGACAATCATTGGTTCTACTATAGGCAACTGGTTTTTGCTAAAATACACTCTATGGACACCAGTAGATTTGTAATCTCTAGAAGCGGCACGTTTGATAGACTGGTTAATGATTCATCATGCAAGAAATCAACTTCTTTTGTTTAAATATTTGATGTATGTAAAATTATTGTTTGTAAGTATTGCTTAATTAATATAATGCTTTATTAATTTGTTAAaataaagaaatgaaataaaaaaaaaaaagtctgcaattGCTTTTATTGATATAAAGAGCCCCGACACACATTACTCCTAAACActttttgcataataatttggTGTATGTAAAAAACTTCCTAGAATGAGCagcaagtgtccctctttggccgtccaaataGTTGGGAGGTATGTTATAGGCACCATCGAAGCCAACAGATTCGATAAGACAAATCAAAATATTCTGTACTTTGTAGTGTCATTACTATTGTTATATTATACCTGTGGGTGAGAAAATGTCCGTTCAGAACAGGTGATAGTGCTGATAGGATGGGGAGAATGTTCCATGCGGTCACATTCCTGTATACTTATCACTTATCTGGGTACAGTAAGGGATAGTGCACAAAaacactgactatatatatatatatatatatatatatatatatatatatatatataaaatatggaaAATTGTTTAGGTTAttacatattaataataatatttattttattcttagATAATTGTACCAGGAGATCGAAgagacatcagatatctccagatatttcAGCAGATGATGAGATCCCACAAGATGAAGATGAAGAACATTCTATTACCCCAGTTAAACCCTCAGCTCATAACAGCAAATATATGTCATCTGATTTTTTTATACAAATCCCGACAAATACTTCATCGCAGATTGTTAAGCTAAATGAAATTCAGAAATTAGATCCTACTAAACATCAAAAAAATCGCGTAGTAGAAAAGCCGTTTTCATGCCAAGAATGTGGCAAGAGTTTTGATCGTTTTTCAGCGCTTGTCGAACACtccagaattcacacaggggagaagccattttcatgcaaaAAATGCGGAAAAAGTTTTGCTATGAAATCAAGACTTAAcgcccatcaaagaattcacacagtgaAGCCATTTACATGCCTGGGatgtgggagatgttttactCATAAATCACGTCTCAATAAACATCTAAAAAAATGCCTAAAGGAAAAAGCATTTCCATGCCAAAAATGTTGGAAGAGTTTTGATAAGAAATCACAACTTGATGAACATGTGAGAActcacacaggtgagaagccgTTTCCATGTCTAAAATGCGGAAAGTGCTTTATTTCAAATGCAGCTcttaacaaacataaaaaaattcacacagagAAGTCATTTTTATGTCcggaatgtgggaaaagttttaagTCTAAATCAGCTTTTATTCAACATCTGAACTCTCATCCAGGTGTACAGCAATTTCAATGCTCAAAATGTGATAAATCTTTTCCTGTTCAATCATTCCTGGTTGAACATCAAAGCGTTCACAAAGAAGAGCCATTTATATGCCAAGATTGTGGAATGAATCTGAATAGTTATTCAGCTCTTGTCGCACATTTCCGAAGacacacaggagagaggccaTTTGAATGCGTAGAATGTGGAAAGTCTTTTTCTCACAAATATTCTCTTTTCTCACATCAGAAAAATTTTCATGACTAGATTGTGGAAAAAGATTTTATCCATGACTGACAAATCTTCTTTAAGGGACACTTTCAGAGGTAatttcacacgggcggatctgcagcggatttaacaCTGCGAAattgcagctaaatccgctgcggattcctcCCCTGTGAAttgcaatgtgattacatactcacagcgggattgtcatcccgctgccagtatgtaagtcccggccccattaacccccaccGCTTCGGATGATACATTACCGGCACCACGATCCGGCTGCGTCTGAGGCGCCCagctcccgcgcagccaatcagtgcacgatcccgtcacagtcactgattggctgcgcgggagccAGGAGCTTCAGACGCGGCCGGATCGTGGTGCCTTTAATGTATCATCTGGAGcgccgggggttaatggggccgggacttacatactggcagcgggatgacaatcccgctgcgagtatgtaatcacatagCAATTCACAAGGGaggtatccgctgcggatacacCCGTGTGATTTACCCCTATAGTAGTAATTCAAGTTCCTTCTTCTTATTATAGGCTGATAAGCAACATAAAAGTTACCGACCAAATGATCAGCATGAAAAGGCTCAAATAAGGAAGAAGCCCATTTCATGCTCAGAATTTGAGAAATATTTTAACTGTAAAATGTAATTTTGTAAGACATCCGAGACCTCAAGTTACTTGCATAAGAGAAAAACCATTTTAAtgcacagaatgtgggaaatgttttttatGCATCTTGTTGAACAGCTGAGAATTCACATAGAGTAATTTTCATTAGTCTAATTTTCATTAGTCAGAAGTCATTATCATGCTCGGAAtgtgtggaaatttttttttcagcaaactCAACCCTTGATAAACatctgagaattcacacaggggtggAGCCATTTTCATGCCAAGAAATGTTGGAAATATCTCGATCAGCAAAAGTATTTTCTAAAATGAAAACTATTTCATCTGTTCACATTTCACTGATGATTTAACTGTCTTAAAACGATACTTGTGGACCACGACCTATAGTTGCATTGTGGTACCGGCAAGGAGGGGTGGGGACGTGGCAGCCCCCGCCTGTTTATAGTAGCTGTGGGCTGCTGCTAGTAGCCAGCATGGAGTGATCTTGTATGCAGGCTACCTAACCATGTAAATGGCGGGATTGGAAGCCAATCCTTTATACTTAAGGCACAGGACCTCTTCTTTGTCCCAAAGTGGTACTTGGTTTGGTGATTGCTTCAGGCTACCTTCAGCAGATCCCATGGATCAATGCCGTACATATGTacagcattgatccctatgagcaatcatggtattgctcatagaagtcctcCTGGGAAACTATaaaagcatgtaaaaaaaaaagtttagaatttttattataggatggatttatttatttatttatttatatatatatataaacctattcacccccttttcccattttccaaataaaatgtattaaaaaaattccTATTTGCTATTGTCGCATGCAGAAttccccttaagggtgcgttcacacctacaggatctgcagcagatctgcagcagatttaatgctgtgttcagttatttaaatgaaatctgctgcagaaaatcagctgcagatcctgtaggtgtgaacgcaccataagggtggg includes:
- the LOC138786795 gene encoding zinc finger protein OZF-like → MEDTPTGNQSDNCTRRSKRHQISPDISADDEIPQDEDEEHSITPVKPSAHNSKYMSSDFFIQIPTNTSSQIVKLNEIQKLDPTKHQKNRVVEKPFSCQECGKSFDRFSALVEHSRIHTGEKPFSCKKCGKSFAMKSRLNAHQRIHTVKPFTCLGCGRCFTHKSRLNKHLKKCLKEKAFPCQKCWKSFDKKSQLDEHVRTHTGEKPFPCLKCGKCFISNAALNKHKKIHTEKSFLCPECGKSFKSKSAFIQHLNSHPGVQQFQCSKCDKSFPVQSFLVEHQSVHKEEPFICQDCGMNLNSYSALVAHFRRHTGERPFECVECGKSFSHKYSLFSHQKNFHD